In Flammeovirgaceae bacterium 311, one DNA window encodes the following:
- a CDS encoding uracil-DNA glycosylase (COG0715 ABC-type nitrate/sulfonate/bicarbonate transport systems, periplasmic components), with amino-acid sequence MKNQPQLRVGGVPEHFNLPWHLALEDNAFDSLNLTVAWQDYPGGTGAMAKDLRENKLDMAMLLTEGAVADIIRGANYRILSLYVDSPLIWGIHVHANSSVQEINDMKGRTYAISREGSGSHIMAFVDAKSREWNTKSLKFEIVGNLEGARTALAGNTAEIFMWEKFMTKPLVDSGEWRRIGERPTPWPCFVVVVREEVMEQQAELVSQVLQVVRQYAQQLKFNPEAPAIIARRYHLKPEDAKTWWDEVRWANNSLVPILMLEEVMNSLKSVNLITKKTPPETLCFGGAQLV; translated from the coding sequence ATGAAAAATCAACCTCAACTGCGCGTTGGCGGAGTACCCGAGCATTTTAACCTGCCCTGGCACCTGGCCCTGGAAGATAATGCCTTTGACAGCCTTAACCTTACTGTAGCCTGGCAGGATTATCCCGGTGGCACCGGCGCCATGGCCAAAGATTTACGTGAGAACAAGCTGGATATGGCCATGCTCCTGACCGAAGGAGCTGTTGCCGATATTATCCGTGGTGCCAATTACCGGATTCTCTCGCTTTATGTAGACAGCCCGCTGATCTGGGGCATTCATGTACATGCCAATTCTTCTGTTCAGGAAATTAACGACATGAAAGGGCGCACCTATGCCATTAGCCGGGAAGGCAGCGGTTCTCACATTATGGCCTTTGTAGATGCTAAATCTCGTGAATGGAACACCAAAAGCCTTAAATTTGAAATAGTAGGTAACCTGGAGGGGGCCAGAACAGCGCTGGCTGGCAACACTGCCGAGATTTTTATGTGGGAGAAATTTATGACGAAACCACTTGTAGATAGTGGCGAGTGGCGACGCATAGGCGAAAGACCTACTCCCTGGCCCTGCTTTGTGGTGGTGGTGCGCGAGGAGGTAATGGAACAGCAGGCAGAGCTGGTAAGCCAGGTGCTGCAGGTGGTGCGGCAGTATGCCCAGCAGCTTAAATTCAATCCCGAGGCCCCTGCCATTATTGCCCGCCGTTACCACCTGAAGCCCGAAGATGCCAAAACCTGGTGGGATGAGGTACGCTGGGCCAATAACAGCCTGGTACCTATATTGATGCTGGAGGAAGTAATGAACTCGCTTAAAAGTGTTAACCTGATCACTAAAAAGACTCCTCCCGAAACCCTCTGTTTTGGTGGAGCTCAGCTGGTGTAG
- a CDS encoding putative dioxygenase of extradiol dioxygenase family protein (COG3565 Predicted dioxygenase of extradiol dioxygenase family), which translates to MQNYTPFHLAFPILSIEDTRKFYGDLLGCEVGRSTDKWIDFNFFGHQLSAHVKPEEVSRAKTNEVDGDAVPVRHFGAILEWEQWHQLADKVKAAGIRFIIEPHIRFKGEVGEQATMFFLDPAGNALEFKSFQDTSQIFAK; encoded by the coding sequence ATGCAAAACTATACACCTTTTCACCTGGCTTTTCCTATTCTTTCAATTGAAGATACACGCAAATTTTACGGTGATCTGTTAGGTTGCGAAGTGGGGCGCAGTACCGATAAATGGATTGACTTTAACTTTTTCGGTCACCAGCTTTCGGCACATGTAAAGCCAGAAGAGGTAAGCAGGGCTAAAACCAATGAGGTAGATGGCGATGCAGTGCCGGTGCGCCACTTTGGTGCCATACTGGAGTGGGAGCAGTGGCACCAGCTGGCCGATAAGGTAAAAGCGGCCGGCATCAGGTTTATTATTGAGCCGCACATCCGCTTTAAAGGCGAGGTGGGAGAGCAGGCCACCATGTTCTTCCTGGACCCCGCCGGCAATGCGCTTGAATTTAAAAGCTTCCAGGATACGAGCCAGATCTTTGCAAAGTAA
- a CDS encoding beta-galactosidase (COG2723 Beta-glucosidase/6-phospho-beta-glucosidase/beta-galactosidase) gives MQEYSRKDFGSAFVWGTAISAYQTEGAAAADGKGPSIWDHFCTRKGKIAGGDTGNTASNFYQLWQQDVALLQSLNIPNFRFSISWPRVLPQGSGTVNQKGLDFYDRLIDRLLEAGINPWVTLYHWDLPQALEEKGGWTNRQVVDWFSDFTSLCARRFGDRVNHWMVLNEPLAFTGAGHFLGIHAPGRRWLKNFLPAVHHAALCQAAGGRILRQLCPQAQIGSTFSGSWVEPLRPWYPKDVAAAQRTDALLNRLFLEPALGLGYPLQALPFLQRLDKYLLPGDEQLLPFDFDFIGLQLYTREIVRYSFWVPLLQARLVSAAKRAVPGTEMNWEVHPPALYHMLMQYSRYKGIKKIIITENGAAFADKLVNGRVQDTRRQQYLQEHLDQLLKARQAGAPVAGYFVWSFLDNFEWAEGYRPRFGLVYVDYATQKRTVKDSGLWYSRFLAEGASSATESKQPHTF, from the coding sequence GTGCAGGAATATAGCAGGAAAGATTTTGGATCAGCTTTTGTATGGGGAACGGCAATATCGGCCTATCAGACAGAAGGAGCCGCGGCGGCAGATGGTAAAGGCCCCTCCATCTGGGACCATTTCTGTACCAGAAAGGGTAAAATAGCCGGTGGCGATACCGGCAACACCGCCAGCAACTTTTATCAGCTCTGGCAGCAGGATGTTGCCCTGCTCCAGTCACTCAACATTCCTAATTTTCGCTTCTCCATCTCCTGGCCCAGGGTGCTGCCACAAGGCAGCGGTACAGTAAATCAAAAAGGGCTGGATTTTTACGACAGGCTTATTGACAGGCTGCTGGAAGCAGGCATCAACCCCTGGGTTACCCTTTACCACTGGGACCTGCCCCAGGCGCTGGAAGAAAAAGGAGGCTGGACCAACCGGCAGGTCGTTGACTGGTTCAGTGACTTCACCAGCCTGTGCGCCCGGCGCTTTGGCGACCGGGTAAATCACTGGATGGTGCTGAATGAACCCCTGGCTTTTACCGGAGCCGGCCACTTTTTAGGCATCCATGCACCGGGCAGGCGCTGGCTTAAAAATTTTTTACCGGCCGTGCACCATGCCGCGCTCTGCCAGGCAGCCGGAGGCCGCATTCTGCGGCAGCTTTGTCCGCAGGCACAGATTGGCAGCACCTTTAGCGGCAGCTGGGTAGAGCCCCTCCGTCCCTGGTACCCTAAAGATGTTGCCGCTGCCCAGCGGACGGATGCGCTCCTGAACCGCTTATTTCTGGAGCCCGCCCTGGGGCTGGGGTATCCCCTGCAGGCGCTGCCATTTCTGCAGCGCCTGGATAAATATTTACTCCCCGGAGACGAACAATTGCTGCCATTTGATTTCGACTTTATTGGCCTGCAGCTTTATACCCGAGAAATTGTGCGCTATAGCTTTTGGGTGCCTCTGCTGCAGGCTCGCCTGGTATCAGCAGCCAAACGGGCAGTGCCCGGCACCGAAATGAACTGGGAGGTACACCCGCCAGCTTTATACCACATGCTGATGCAGTACAGCCGTTACAAGGGCATTAAGAAAATCATCATCACCGAAAATGGCGCTGCCTTTGCCGATAAGCTGGTAAACGGAAGAGTACAGGATACCCGACGGCAGCAGTACCTGCAGGAGCATTTAGACCAGCTGCTGAAGGCCCGGCAGGCAGGAGCACCTGTAGCCGGTTATTTTGTCTGGAGCTTTCTGGATAATTTTGAGTGGGCAGAAGGCTACCGCCCACGCTTTGGACTGGTTTACGTTGACTATGCCACTCAAAAACGTACTGTTAAAGACTCCGGCCTCTGGTACAGCCGTTTTCTGGCAGAGGGTGCTTCTTCTGCAACAGAAAGTAAACAGCCACACACTTTTTAA
- a CDS encoding transmembrane rdd family protein (COG1714 Predicted membrane protein/domain) produces the protein MEPSEPKYATFWSRLLAIIIDYFLVNLVLSLIIAAVIVIGYADEGPGIVQQGDDLVRDLTESWGPAQLLLLGGYWLYFAIMHSSAWGATVGKRVLGLYVADEDGHRLSFWQASLRFLGKLISLFTLFVGFLVALVHPRRQALHDLIAKTYVMHW, from the coding sequence ATGGAACCCTCTGAGCCTAAATATGCCACTTTCTGGAGTCGACTGCTGGCCATTATAATTGATTACTTTCTGGTAAACCTTGTGCTAAGCCTTATTATTGCTGCTGTGATTGTGATAGGCTATGCCGACGAAGGCCCTGGTATTGTACAGCAGGGCGACGACCTGGTGCGTGATCTGACAGAAAGCTGGGGACCGGCCCAGCTGCTGCTACTGGGAGGTTACTGGCTTTATTTTGCCATCATGCACAGCAGCGCATGGGGTGCTACTGTAGGAAAACGGGTACTGGGTCTCTATGTGGCCGACGAAGACGGCCACCGCTTAAGCTTCTGGCAAGCTTCCTTACGCTTCCTGGGCAAACTGATCTCGCTTTTTACCCTTTTTGTAGGCTTTCTGGTGGCCTTGGTGCATCCGCGCCGTCAGGCTTTGCACGACCTGATTGCCAAAACATATGTAATGCACTGGTAA
- a CDS encoding hypothetical protein (COG1262 Uncharacterized conserved protein): MKIFGLPLILVLFTSATLYAQQTGSLNSKRKLTNAIGMEFELIEPGSMIVGRIALECPSPPDTRDVDESIRWTEEDFRRCEELKRRDSRPGFMVTIEQPYYMGKYEVTQGQWKKVMGTNPSFFQGNRVKGNTDMHPVESVTWEQTQAFIQKLNAMDTTAVYRLPTEFEWEYAARAGAQELLSWAETKEQAWIQASDKGSTQPVGQLKPNPWGLYDMLGNVWEWVEDYYNNKVYPGPVPPHTGEVHVLRGGSFLADVVNATYFFHAGGPGNSYDVGFRVVREVKQ, from the coding sequence ATGAAAATATTCGGCCTTCCGCTCATTCTGGTATTATTCACTTCGGCTACGCTTTACGCTCAGCAAACAGGCAGCTTAAATTCAAAGCGGAAGCTTACCAATGCAATAGGAATGGAATTTGAGCTCATAGAACCCGGTAGTATGATTGTGGGGCGGATAGCGCTGGAGTGTCCTTCTCCGCCCGATACTAGGGATGTGGATGAAAGTATTCGGTGGACGGAGGAGGACTTCAGGCGTTGTGAAGAGCTGAAGCGCCGCGATTCGAGGCCGGGATTCATGGTAACCATTGAGCAGCCCTACTACATGGGAAAATATGAAGTAACCCAGGGACAGTGGAAAAAAGTAATGGGTACCAATCCTTCTTTTTTTCAGGGAAACAGGGTAAAAGGCAATACCGACATGCATCCTGTGGAGAGCGTTACCTGGGAGCAAACACAGGCCTTTATTCAAAAGCTTAATGCCATGGACACCACGGCAGTTTACAGGCTGCCAACGGAGTTTGAGTGGGAATATGCGGCAAGAGCCGGAGCCCAGGAGCTACTTTCATGGGCAGAAACAAAGGAACAGGCCTGGATTCAGGCCAGCGATAAAGGCAGTACGCAGCCGGTAGGCCAGCTAAAACCAAACCCCTGGGGCTTGTATGATATGCTCGGCAATGTATGGGAATGGGTGGAAGATTATTATAATAATAAAGTTTACCCGGGCCCTGTGCCGCCGCATACCGGAGAAGTGCATGTTTTAAGAGGCGGCAGTTTTCTTGCAGATGTGGTGAACGCCACCTACTTTTTTCATGCAGGCGGACCTGGAAACAGTTATGATGTAGGCTTTCGGGTTGTGAGAGAGGTAAAGCAGTAA
- a CDS encoding metallophosphoesterase (COG2908 Uncharacterized protein conserved in bacteria) gives MSAQKKREVELVVISDVHLGTYGCQAKALLRYLKSIRPKTLVLNGDIIDIWQFSKSYWPKAHMQVVKHIMGLISKGVQVHYITGNHDELLRRFTGFQMQNFSISNKLVLKLDDKQAWIFHGDVFDVTMQHSKWLARLGGQGYDLLILLNTFASFCSQKMGRGRLSFSKRIKGSVKSAVKFISGFELTAADIAIEKGYDYVVCGHIHQPELRTIANQHGSVLYLNSGDWVESLTALEYQPGHWELYRFAEDSSMLIPDPEEADVAEPDQQQLYALLMAEFNSKSA, from the coding sequence ATGAGCGCCCAAAAGAAACGTGAGGTAGAGCTGGTGGTGATTTCCGATGTGCATTTGGGTACTTATGGCTGCCAGGCAAAAGCGCTGCTTCGCTACCTGAAGAGCATACGGCCTAAAACCCTGGTGCTCAATGGTGACATCATCGATATCTGGCAATTCAGTAAAAGTTACTGGCCTAAAGCCCATATGCAGGTGGTAAAGCATATTATGGGCCTCATCAGCAAGGGGGTGCAGGTGCATTATATTACCGGTAACCACGATGAACTGCTTCGTCGCTTTACGGGCTTTCAGATGCAAAACTTCAGCATCAGCAACAAATTGGTGCTGAAACTGGATGATAAACAGGCGTGGATTTTTCATGGCGATGTTTTCGATGTTACCATGCAACACTCCAAATGGCTGGCCCGCCTGGGAGGCCAGGGCTACGATCTGCTGATACTCCTGAATACCTTTGCCAGCTTCTGCAGCCAGAAAATGGGGCGGGGCCGTCTTTCCTTCTCCAAACGCATCAAGGGCAGTGTAAAATCTGCCGTAAAGTTTATCTCGGGCTTTGAGCTTACCGCTGCCGATATCGCCATTGAAAAAGGCTATGATTATGTTGTGTGCGGGCATATTCACCAACCAGAGCTACGCACCATAGCCAACCAGCACGGAAGTGTGCTGTACCTGAACTCCGGCGATTGGGTAGAGAGCCTCACAGCGCTGGAGTACCAGCCCGGGCACTGGGAGCTGTACCGCTTTGCCGAAGACAGCAGCATGCTCATCCCGGATCCTGAAGAAGCCGATGTAGCAGAACCGGATCAGCAGCAGCTCTATGCACTGCTGATGGCAGAATTTAACTCAAAATCAGCCTGA
- a CDS encoding methyltransferase family protein (COG0500 SAM-dependent methyltransferases) — protein sequence MTPQELNQELGNIDIYLLDAILKGYFPVAGRVLDAGCGEGRNLHWFLKNGYEAWGVDKNAAAIQMLRYVARSLQKDYPQERFDVTGVEEMHYPPGAFDGIISSAVLHFAESEKHFREMWAEMYRVLKPGGVLFIRTATLLGMRPDELQPIGEGRYLLPDGSYRFLLSATLLADLLKKHPMQWLEPLKSVLVANQRSMGVLVLKKTIPATAA from the coding sequence ATGACTCCACAGGAACTGAACCAGGAACTTGGTAATATTGATATATACCTGCTCGATGCTATCCTGAAGGGCTATTTTCCGGTGGCAGGCCGGGTGCTGGATGCCGGATGTGGCGAAGGACGTAACCTGCACTGGTTTTTAAAGAATGGCTATGAAGCCTGGGGAGTAGATAAAAATGCCGCTGCCATACAGATGCTGCGCTACGTGGCAAGGAGCCTACAAAAGGATTATCCCCAGGAGCGTTTTGATGTAACAGGCGTGGAGGAAATGCATTACCCCCCTGGCGCCTTCGATGGGATCATAAGCAGTGCCGTGCTGCACTTTGCAGAAAGCGAAAAACATTTTCGGGAAATGTGGGCTGAAATGTACCGGGTGCTAAAGCCGGGAGGTGTATTATTTATCCGCACCGCCACCTTGCTGGGCATGAGGCCCGACGAACTCCAGCCCATTGGTGAGGGCCGCTACCTGCTGCCCGATGGCAGCTACCGCTTTCTGCTTTCGGCAACACTGCTGGCAGATTTGCTCAAAAAACACCCTATGCAGTGGCTGGAACCGCTAAAATCTGTATTAGTGGCTAACCAAAGAAGCATGGGTGTGTTAGTATTGAAGAAAACAATTCCTGCTACTGCAGCGTAA
- a CDS encoding PKD domain-containing protein (COG2133 Glucose/sorbosone dehydrogenases) produces the protein MAGILSACSESVSETEEADSAAKPEPTRFTQKVLVDGLEEPLQLDFDSEGQVYWVERTGYIRRLNEASGQVDALGRVSVAGERAPGLIGILLDKNFKNSRQLYLYYSPAEDKGETMRLSRFTLGTDNKIDRGSELVVLSLPWEQPDGHHFGGGMTWDGQGNLYLAVGGDSEPTQYAPLAFTNEGGRGQDAARTAGNTNDLRGAILRIRPQPNGSYTIPKGNLFPVGTPNTRPEIFVMGNRNPWRLSVDSKTGYLHWGEVGPDAGADSEKYGPMGYDEFNVAREAGNYGWPFVVGKNLPYKSYDYETGTNGEPYDPESIINSSPNNTGLRELPPAQPALIAYPYQVSDEWPILGSAARSAVGGPIFRRADFAPDAPRVFPDYFEGKWLVTDYVRNWIMLISMNEERTQAESIEWFLAPEQLSHKQPLDMDFGPSGDLYMVEYGITGQGRISKIEYNAGNRAPIALAAAEPATGAVPLQVRLSSRGSVDYDEDKLSYSWVIQSVGGGAAEEYTEPNPVATIRQPGRYEVSLRVSDPAGATDSTTFELVAGNSQPHVDFRITSGNRTFYFPNKSISYQVEVKDREDGSLANEGIAPRNVSVTAEYIPSGMTFEQLSALREGGALEPGTVLRHLQAKSLITKYNCVTCHRVDEPLIGPAFKEVAQKYRDEEKVFEILGSSITEGSAGKWGTTAMPPHPMLTQTETRQIVDYILDLAGTEGSNRSLPVAGNFQTTAQKMQGSGGRMASFFSPAYELGAYVFRATYTDKGSDEVAGLNLTGDSMVLLRYPLLAPETADIISEKGVSFTPSTNDPGFIFTGKGGHIGFINIDLTDISRINIGAITRFWHWSHFIGATIELRLGSPTGRLIGEPYKRTPPATSEAEGPFFGDTWGKPIPVDVSGIDGVHDIYIVVHNPEAGENDALVIMTGIEFQQ, from the coding sequence TTGGCTGGCATATTATCAGCATGTTCTGAATCTGTTTCTGAAACTGAAGAGGCTGATTCTGCAGCCAAACCAGAACCAACCCGTTTTACGCAAAAAGTACTGGTGGATGGTCTGGAAGAACCCCTGCAGCTGGACTTTGACAGCGAGGGCCAGGTGTACTGGGTAGAACGAACCGGCTACATCAGGAGGTTGAATGAAGCAAGCGGACAGGTGGATGCACTTGGTAGAGTTTCTGTTGCCGGAGAGCGCGCACCGGGACTGATCGGCATTCTGCTGGACAAAAATTTTAAAAACAGCCGACAGCTCTATTTGTATTATTCACCTGCAGAAGATAAAGGGGAAACGATGCGACTGTCACGTTTTACCCTGGGCACCGACAACAAAATTGACAGGGGCTCCGAGCTGGTGGTGCTTAGTCTGCCCTGGGAGCAGCCCGATGGGCACCACTTCGGAGGCGGTATGACCTGGGACGGGCAGGGGAATCTGTATCTTGCAGTGGGTGGTGATTCAGAGCCTACCCAATACGCGCCTTTGGCCTTTACCAATGAAGGCGGCCGGGGGCAGGATGCAGCACGAACAGCTGGCAACACCAACGACCTGCGTGGGGCAATTCTGCGCATACGTCCGCAGCCTAATGGTAGCTATACCATTCCAAAGGGAAACCTTTTTCCTGTGGGTACCCCAAATACACGCCCGGAGATCTTTGTGATGGGCAACCGCAATCCGTGGCGTTTATCGGTGGATTCAAAAACAGGCTACCTTCACTGGGGAGAGGTTGGCCCCGATGCAGGGGCCGATTCTGAAAAGTATGGTCCTATGGGGTACGATGAATTTAACGTAGCCAGAGAAGCCGGCAATTATGGCTGGCCCTTCGTGGTGGGAAAAAACCTGCCCTATAAAAGCTATGATTATGAGACCGGTACCAATGGAGAACCATACGATCCCGAATCCATCATCAATAGTTCGCCGAATAATACAGGTTTGCGGGAGCTTCCCCCTGCACAACCAGCGCTGATAGCTTATCCATACCAGGTATCGGATGAATGGCCCATACTGGGCAGTGCGGCACGTTCTGCAGTAGGGGGACCAATCTTTCGGCGGGCTGACTTTGCCCCCGATGCACCGCGTGTATTTCCGGATTATTTCGAGGGGAAATGGCTGGTTACCGACTACGTCCGCAACTGGATCATGCTCATCAGCATGAACGAAGAGCGGACACAGGCAGAGTCCATAGAATGGTTTCTGGCCCCTGAACAACTCTCTCACAAGCAACCGCTCGATATGGATTTTGGCCCTTCCGGAGACCTTTATATGGTCGAATATGGCATTACAGGGCAGGGGCGTATCTCAAAAATTGAGTATAACGCCGGGAACCGGGCACCCATTGCACTTGCCGCTGCAGAACCGGCAACAGGTGCCGTACCCCTGCAGGTTCGTCTTTCTTCCAGGGGTTCCGTAGATTATGACGAAGACAAATTATCATACAGCTGGGTGATACAATCTGTTGGAGGTGGAGCGGCAGAAGAATATACGGAGCCAAATCCTGTGGCCACCATCCGGCAGCCAGGCAGGTACGAGGTATCGCTGAGGGTGAGTGATCCGGCGGGAGCAACAGACAGCACTACTTTTGAGCTGGTAGCAGGAAACAGCCAGCCCCATGTTGATTTCAGGATCACATCAGGAAACCGCACCTTCTATTTTCCGAATAAGTCAATTAGCTACCAGGTGGAGGTAAAAGATCGGGAAGATGGCAGTCTGGCCAATGAAGGTATTGCTCCCCGAAATGTATCCGTTACGGCAGAATACATACCATCAGGTATGACCTTTGAGCAACTCTCGGCGCTCCGGGAAGGAGGGGCGCTCGAGCCGGGCACAGTGCTTCGCCACCTGCAGGCCAAATCCCTGATTACAAAATACAACTGTGTTACCTGCCACAGGGTGGATGAGCCACTGATAGGCCCCGCTTTCAAAGAGGTAGCGCAAAAGTACAGGGATGAGGAAAAGGTTTTTGAAATCCTGGGCAGCAGCATTACAGAAGGCAGCGCGGGAAAATGGGGTACAACCGCCATGCCGCCACATCCCATGCTTACCCAAACAGAAACCAGGCAGATTGTAGACTATATTCTTGATCTTGCCGGTACTGAAGGCAGCAACCGCTCACTTCCGGTAGCAGGTAATTTCCAGACAACAGCACAGAAAATGCAGGGCAGTGGCGGCCGGATGGCTTCTTTCTTCTCGCCCGCCTACGAGCTGGGTGCTTACGTATTTCGGGCAACCTATACCGATAAAGGGTCTGACGAAGTGGCCGGACTCAACCTGACCGGCGATAGTATGGTGCTGCTGCGCTATCCCTTACTGGCGCCAGAAACAGCCGATATTATTTCAGAGAAGGGCGTATCATTTACCCCTTCCACCAATGATCCGGGGTTTATCTTTACAGGAAAGGGGGGGCATATCGGCTTCATAAACATCGATCTTACAGACATTAGCAGGATTAACATTGGTGCCATTACCAGGTTCTGGCACTGGTCGCACTTTATTGGCGCCACCATTGAGCTAAGACTGGGATCACCAACGGGCAGGCTTATAGGGGAACCTTACAAAAGGACTCCTCCGGCTACCTCAGAGGCGGAAGGGCCTTTTTTTGGTGATACCTGGGGCAAACCCATTCCTGTAGATGTTTCGGGCATTGATGGTGTGCATGATATATATATAGTAGTGCATAACCCGGAAGCGGGTGAAAATGATGCGCTGGTCATCATGACAGGAATAGAATTTCAACAGTAA
- a CDS encoding putative transporter (COG1819 Glycosyl transferases, related to UDP-glucuronosyltransferase): protein MKILYAVQGTGNGHLSRAREIIPALQKRAEVEVLVSGTQADISLPVPPKYQYHGISFIFGQKGGIDFSATWRRNYLQQILKEVHSLPVQDYDLVISDFEPISCWASQLKGKTCIGLSNQATVLARGVPRPQHRDPVGEMVLRYYAPTTVAYGFHFQAYHPQIYTPVIRQEVRQLQPCNEGHYTVYLPAHSDEFILKVLSNIPDVPWQVFSKHGKSSYRCGNISIQPISEKAFLESMEGCSGILCAAGFATPAEALFLKKKLLVVPMKYQYEQQCNAAALQAMGVPVLKSFKKKHLPKILDWLEKGSPVPVLYPDRTQEMVDTILAKHAENSTVLPPAPKLSAPVPEALIQLLQKPGEHYELRAKNR, encoded by the coding sequence ATGAAGATTTTATATGCTGTGCAGGGCACTGGCAACGGCCACCTTAGCCGGGCCCGCGAAATCATTCCGGCCTTGCAAAAACGCGCAGAAGTAGAGGTGCTGGTAAGTGGTACCCAGGCAGATATTTCTCTGCCCGTTCCGCCTAAGTACCAGTACCATGGCATCAGCTTTATCTTCGGGCAGAAGGGGGGCATTGATTTTTCTGCTACCTGGCGCAGAAATTACCTGCAGCAGATCCTGAAAGAAGTGCACAGCCTGCCGGTGCAGGACTACGACCTGGTTATTTCTGATTTTGAGCCTATCTCCTGCTGGGCCAGCCAGCTAAAGGGTAAAACCTGCATTGGCTTAAGCAACCAGGCGACGGTGCTGGCCCGGGGCGTGCCACGTCCGCAGCATCGCGATCCTGTGGGCGAAATGGTGCTGCGCTATTATGCCCCTACTACTGTAGCCTACGGATTTCATTTCCAGGCCTATCATCCCCAGATTTATACACCTGTGATCAGGCAGGAAGTGCGGCAGCTGCAGCCCTGCAACGAGGGACACTACACCGTATACCTGCCTGCCCACAGCGATGAGTTCATCTTAAAGGTACTGTCAAACATCCCTGATGTACCCTGGCAGGTATTCAGCAAGCATGGCAAAAGCAGCTACCGCTGTGGTAACATCAGCATACAGCCCATCAGCGAAAAGGCTTTTCTGGAAAGTATGGAAGGCTGCAGTGGAATTTTATGTGCTGCTGGCTTTGCCACACCTGCAGAAGCCTTATTCCTGAAAAAGAAACTACTGGTAGTACCTATGAAATACCAATATGAGCAACAGTGTAACGCCGCTGCCTTACAAGCCATGGGAGTACCGGTACTAAAATCGTTCAAAAAAAAGCACCTGCCTAAAATACTCGACTGGCTGGAAAAAGGAAGCCCTGTGCCTGTGCTCTATCCCGACCGCACACAGGAAATGGTAGATACTATTCTCGCAAAACATGCTGAAAACTCCACCGTACTGCCACCTGCTCCCAAACTCAGTGCCCCTGTTCCCGAGGCACTAATCCAGCTGCTGCAGAAGCCAGGGGAGCATTATGAGCTCAGGGCTAAAAACCGTTAG
- a CDS encoding permease (COG0679 Predicted permeases) → MLSLLIIPACLGGGLLLQRLGSMARLARLLTKTVIYVSLPALVLEKIPVLQLSEQQLLPVLMPWLIFSLAWLGFSALGRRLNWERKTKGGIIMTCGFGNTSFVGIPVMNALWGAAGVEIAILADQPGSFACLSTLGIVAASWYAGDTISPGALVKRLLRFPPFLAFVAAFAMNALSLPPQGVLLQVLHWVGILVVPFSLLAVGLQLELKALFQPQKEIWIGLGYKLLLAPLLIFVLYLFILQQRSFMAIGSVMEAGMGPMVTASLVAEQFGLNPPLVRQTLSLGILLSFLTLALWYGLLMWAV, encoded by the coding sequence ATGCTAAGCCTGCTGATCATACCGGCATGTTTGGGAGGTGGGCTGCTGCTGCAACGGCTTGGTTCCATGGCACGCCTTGCCCGGCTGCTCACCAAAACTGTTATTTACGTATCGCTGCCGGCGCTGGTGCTGGAGAAAATCCCTGTTCTGCAGCTCAGTGAGCAACAACTGCTGCCTGTTTTAATGCCTTGGCTTATTTTTTCCCTGGCATGGCTGGGTTTTAGCGCCCTGGGCAGAAGGTTAAACTGGGAGCGTAAAACCAAAGGCGGCATTATTATGACCTGCGGTTTTGGTAATACTTCTTTTGTAGGCATTCCTGTAATGAATGCACTTTGGGGTGCTGCAGGGGTAGAAATAGCCATTCTGGCCGATCAGCCAGGTTCTTTTGCCTGCCTCTCTACCCTGGGCATTGTGGCTGCCTCCTGGTACGCCGGCGATACCATTTCGCCGGGGGCACTGGTAAAACGGCTGCTGCGCTTCCCACCTTTTCTGGCATTTGTTGCGGCCTTTGCCATGAATGCCCTCAGTTTGCCACCACAAGGTGTTTTGCTGCAGGTGCTGCATTGGGTAGGCATACTGGTAGTACCTTTTTCACTCCTGGCGGTAGGCCTGCAGCTAGAGCTAAAGGCGCTGTTCCAGCCTCAAAAAGAAATCTGGATAGGTTTGGGTTATAAACTGTTGCTGGCTCCCCTGCTGATCTTTGTTCTCTACCTCTTCATTTTGCAGCAGCGAAGCTTTATGGCCATAGGTAGTGTAATGGAAGCCGGCATGGGGCCCATGGTAACAGCCTCGCTGGTAGCCGAGCAGTTTGGTCTTAACCCGCCCCTGGTGCGCCAAACACTTAGCCTGGGCATCCTGCTCTCCTTCCTCACGCTTGCGCTGTGGTACGGGCTGCTGATGTGGGCGGTGTAA